The genomic DNA CTGCGGACCTCGCTCCATTGCCACAGCTGCGCATCGAGCGCCGGACCCGTGGGGGCCGGGCTGCCGGCCGGGGCGATCCACATGGCGCGCGGCACGCCGTCGGCCGGGTAGAGCGACACCGCGCTGACGCCGTCGCCGATGGCGGTGCGCTGGCCGGGCAGGGCGGTGGCATCGAGGCCGTTGGCAGCCAGCGCGGTGCCGGCAAGGCCGTACAGCGCGAATTGCTCCGTGGCGTCGGTGAGCCTGGCCTTGGCGCGCAGCACGTACATCGACAGGCGCTTGAGCGTGGCGGCCAGGATGTCGCGGCTGCAGACCAGCAGCACCAGTTCCGGCTGCGGCCGGATGCCGACAAAGCTGGCGATCACGCGGCCCTTGGCGGTGCAAAGCGCGGCCAGGCGGGCCTCGGTGGCGCCCAGCAGCGCGAAATCCTGGGTGAGCTGTCCATGCAGGAAGCTGGCGGCATCGGGTCCCTCGGCGCGGATCACGCCAAGGCCGGAAAGAGCGGTAACACCATTGAGAACGGCAGTAGTCATCGCTGAATTATCATGGTCGGAGCCGTTCCGTCCGGTCCGCAGGGAATCCCGCCCCGGTTCCCGCAGGGCCACCGACTTTTCGCCCTGATTCGTTTTTCTTTTCTCCGCTATTTCATCCGGACCCGTGCGCCGCTTCTTCCTCACGCTTTTCCTGCTCGCCGCCCTGGCTGCGCTCGGCCTCGGCGCCGCCGGCCTCTGGTGGGTGCACCAGCCGCTCAAGCTGCCCGCGCCCAGCGTCGATCTTTCCGTGGAGCCCGGCACCACGCCGCGCGGCGTTGCGCAGGCGGTGGCCGATACCGGCACCGAGGTGCAGCCGCAGCTGCTCTATCTCTGGTTCCGCATTTCGGGGCAGGACCGCCAGATCCGCGCCGGCAGCTACGAGCTGGAGCGCGGCATCACGCCCAAGATGCTGCTCAACGTGCTGGTGCGCGGCGAGGAGGCCACCCGCAGCATCGTGCTGGTCGAAGGCTGGAACATCCGGCAGGTGCGCGCCGCGCTCGCCAAGGCCGAACAGCTCAAGCCCGAAACCGTCGGCCTGCCCGACGACGCCCTGATGGCCAAACTCGGCCGGCCCGGCGTGCATCCCGAAGGCCGCTTCTTCCCCGACACCTACACCTACTCGAAGGGCTCGACCGACATCGCGCTGCTGCAGCGCGCCATGCGGGCCATGGACAAGAAGCTGGAAGCGGCATGGGCCGCCCGGGCGGCCGATTTGCCGCTTCAATCGGCGGATCAGGCGCTGATCCTGGCCAGCATTGTCGAAAAGGAGACAGGAAAGGCCAAGGACCGCTCCGAGATCGCCGCCGTCTTCGTCAACCGGCTGCGTGCCGGCATGCCGCTGCAGACCGACCCGACCGTGATCTACGGCCTGGGCACAGCGTTCGACGGCAACCTGCGCAAGAAGGACCTGCTGGCCGACACCCCCTGGAACACCTACACCCGCGGCGGCCTGCCGCCCACGCCCATCGCCATGCCGGGCAAGGCGGCGCTGCTGGCGGCAGTGCAGCCGGCGCAGAGCAAGTCGCTGTACTTCGTGTCGCGCGGTGACGGCACCAGCCAGTTCAGCAGTTCGCTCGACGACCACAACCGCGCGGTCAACCGCTACCAGCGCGGCGGCGCCGAACCCAAACCGAAAGTTGCGCAATGAGTGACGGCCTGTTCCTGACGCTAGAGGGCATCGATGGCGCCGGCAAGTCGAGCCATCTCGACGCGATGGAGGCGCTCTTCAAGGCCCGCGGCCGCACGGTCGTGCGCACGCGCGAGCCCGGTGGCACGCCGCTCGCCGAAACCCTGCGCGGCCTGGTTCTCGAACAGCCGATGGACCCGCTGACCGAATCGCTGCTGGTGTTCGCGGCGCGGCGCGACCACATCGTGCAGGTCATCGAGCCGGCGCTGGCGCGCGGCGACGTGGTGCTGTGCGACCGCTTCACCGATGCCACCTTCGCCTATCAGGGCGCGGGCCGCGACTTCGATACGCAAGTGCTGTCGACGCTGGAGCAATGGGTGCAGGGGGGCAGGGGAGCGGCAGGGCTGCTGCAGCCCCACATCACGCTCTGGTTCGACCTGGCGCCCGAAATTGCTGCCCGGCGTCTGGCGGGCGCGCGCCTGCCCGACAAGTTCGAGTCCCAGCCGGTCGAATTCTTCCGGCGCGTCGCGGCGGGCTATGCGGCCCGTGCGGCAGCCGATGCGCCGCGATTCGTGCGCATCGACGCCAGCCAGACGCGCGACCAGGTCTGGCAGCAGGTCGAGGCGGCGCTCGTTGCGCGCGGCGCGCTGGCACCCGCAGGCGGAGCGCCGCGATGAGCACGCCCGCGCTTTCGCCCTGGTTGCATCGGCCGCTCGCGGAACTGCTGCGCCAGCGCGGCCATGCGTGGCTGCTGCAGGGGCCGTCGGGACTCGGCCAATACGAACTCGCGCTCGCGCTTGCCGCGGCCTGGCTGTGCGAACAGCCCAACAAGGAGGAGGGCGGCACCGCCTGCGGCCATTGCCCGAGCTGCCACGCCATCGAGGTGCGCACCCACGCCGACCTTTGCGTGCTGATGCCCGAGGTCGCCATGCAGGAGCTTGGCTGGCCGCTCGACGAAAAGGCGCAGGCCGACATCGACGACAAGAAGCGCAAGCCCAGCCGCGAGATCCGCGTCGAGGCCATGCGCGATGCCGTCGGCTTTGCCCAGCGCACCAGCGCGCGCGGCCGCGGCAAGGCGGTGCTGGTGTATCCCGCCGAGCGCATGAACACCATCACCGCCAATGCGCTGCTCAAGACGCTCGAGGAGCCGGTCGGCGACGTGCGCTTCGTGCTGGCCAGCGAGGCGGCCTGGCAATTGCTGCCGACCATCCGCAGCCGCTGCCTGGGCTTCACGCTGCCCTGGCCCGAGACGGCCGAGGCCGAAGCCTGGCTGGCCGCGCAGGACGTGCCCGCCGCCGATGCCGCCGCATTGCTGCGCGCCGCCGGCGGGCGCCCCAGCGATGCCTTGCGGCTTGCGCGCTCCGGCCAGTCGCCCAGGGCCTGGTCGCTCTTGCCCAAGGCCGTTTCGCGCGGCGACGTGGCCGCGCTTGCGGACCAGTCGCCATCGCAGGCCATCGGCTCGCTGCAAAAGCTTTGCCACGACCTGATGGCCGTTGGCAGCGGCGCCGCGCCGCGCTTCTTCGATGCCGCCGACCTGCCGCCCGCGGTACCTTCGCACCTGGCGCTCGCGCGCTGGTCGAAGTCGCTCGCGAACGCCGCCAGGACCGCCGAACACCCCTTCAATGCGGGCCTGATGCTGGAAGCGCTTGTGAGCGAAGCGCGAACCACCCTAAACTCTGCTGCTCGCCGCCCATGAACCAACCAGCCGCACCCGCACCCGCCGCCCCGGCGCCTCAACGGCCGAGCGTGATCCAGCTCGCCATCAAGGAAAAGGGCGCGCTCTATGCCGCCTACATTCCGCTCTTTGCCGAAGGCGGTATCTTCATTCCGACCACGCGCGAATACCGGCTGGGCGACGATGTCTACGTGCTGCTGACCCTCCCTGAAGACCCGCAGCGCTACCCGGTGGCCGGCAAGGTCGCATGGATCACGCCGCAGCGCGCCGCGGGCAACCGGGCACCGGGCGTGGGCATCCGTTTTCCGTCGGACGAGAAATCGCGCCAGCTCAAGGCCCGCATCGAAGCGGCGCTCGGCGGCTCGATGGCTTCCGACCGGCCGACACAAACCATTTAGCTCGCCCCCAGGCTGCGCGCACTTCGTGTCGCTACGCCCACCCCCTACCGGGGGCAATACCAGCGGCCCGGCAGAGCCGGTTTCGCGGTATTTCTGGAATGGGGCCAGCCGCCGCTCCTCTGACACGACATGTTCACCGATTCCCACTGCCACCTCACTTTCCCTGAATTCGCGGACCAGATGCCGCAAATCCGCGCCGCCATGGCCGAGGCGCAGGTCGACCGGGCCCTGTGCATCTGCACCAAGCTCGAGGAGTTCGACGACGTGCAGGCGCTGGCTGCGCGCTACGACAACTTCTGGGCCAGTGTCGGCGTGCACCCCGACAACGAGGACATCGCCGAACCCACGGTGGACGACCTGGTGCGCCGCGCGGCCTTGCCGCGCGTGGTGGCCATCGGCGAAACCGGGCTCGACTACTACCAGATGGAAGAGCGAAAGGGCGGGCGCAGCATTGCCGACATGGAATGGCAGCGCGACCGCTTCCGCGTGCACATCCGCGCCGCGCAGCAGACCCGCATGCCGCTGGTCATCCACACGCGCGAAGCCTCGGCCGACACGCTGGCCATCCTCAAGGAGGAGGGCGAGGACGGCGCCGGCAACGCTGCGGGCGGCGTGTTCCATTGCTTCACCGAGACCGCCGAAGTGGCGCGCGCCGCGCTCGACCTGGGCTTTTATATTTCCTTTTCGGGCATCCTGACCTTCAAGAAGGCGCAGGACCTGCGCGACGTGGCGGCCTTCGTGCCGCTCGACCGGATGCTGATCGAAACCGACAGCCCGTACCTGGCGCCCGTGCCATACCGCGGCAAGACCAACAATCCATCCTACGTGCCCTTTGTGGCGAAGCAGATCGCCGAACTGCGCAAGCTGCCGCTCGAAGCCGTGGCCGAGGCCACGAGCCACAACTTCGAAGCGCTGTTCAAGGGAGTCAAAGCAATATGAAGAAATACATCAAGAAGTTCTTGTATCTTGCTGTCGTAACAGCAATTTTTTCCGCCCATGCAGGCTCGTTCGAAGACTTCTTCCGGGCCGTGCGCGGCGACAACGCGAGCGGCGTGCGCACCCTGCTGAACCGCGGTTTCGACCCCAACACACGCGACGAGCACGGCCAGACCGGCCTGATCATTGCGCTGCGCGAACCGTCCCCCAAGGTGGTCCAGGTGCTGCTCGAATCGCCGCAGACCGACGTCGACCTGGCCAATGCCAAGGACGAAACCCCGCTGATGCTGGCCGCCATCAAAGGCCAGCAGGACGTGGTCGCGCAGCTGCTCAAGCGCGACGCCGCCGTCAACAAGACCGGCTGGACGCCGCTGCATTACGCCGCGAGCAGCGGCCAGCTGAGCATCATGAAGGTGCTGCTCGACAAGTTCGCCTTCATCGATGCGCAATCGCCCAACGGCACCACGCCGCTCATGATGGCCGCGATGTACGGCTCGACCGAGGCCGTGAAGCTCCTGCTGGCCGAAGGCGCGGACACCGCGATGAAGAACCAGCTCGGCATGACGGCCGTCGACTTCGCGAACAAGGCCAACCGTCCGGAAGCCGCGCAGCTGATCGCGGCTGCGGCTGGCGCCAAGGCCGATCCCAAGGCCATTCCGAAGGATGGCAAATGGTGAGCTTCCACACGCTCCATTGAGGGCCGGATCCGCCGCATCGGCAGGCTCGGGAAAACGCCAAAAAAAGGGCGCCCGCGCCTCGTGCGAGACTCTGCGCTGAAGGAGAAACAGAGATGAATACGTTCCTATTCATAATCTTTTTGCTGTCCATCGGACTGCTTGTGCTCGCAGCGGTCGCCAAGAAGAACTCGGCGCAAAACAGCAGCGGCTTCGTCGACAAGCCCAAGGCGCGCCCGCCGCTCACGGCACGCGAACAGGCCATGTACAACCGGCTGGTGCAGACGCTGCCGGACTTGGTGGTGCTGCCGCAGGTCAGCTTCGGAGCATTGCTCACGGCCCGCACGCGCGCGGCGCGAAGCTCGTTCAGCCGGAAGATCGCCGACTTCGTCGTGTGCGACCGTTCGTTCAAGGTCGTGGCCGTGGTCGCGTTCGGCGGCGACAAGAGCAGCAAGGGGAAGTCGCAGCGCGACCTGGACCGCGAGGCGCTGCTGGTGGAGGCCGGCTACCGCGTACTGCGCTATCCGCGGGTGCCGGATGTGGGGCGCGTGGAGGCCGACTTCGATCCGACGCTGGCGTCGGTGAGTCCCATGGGTTCCTGAGGGCGGGCTGGATTTTGCCGGGATTGGCGTCCGATCGGTCCACTCCAAAAAGGAACACAATGTGCATTATGTTAAATAACATTGATGCCGACCGCACCCTGCAGGACCTTGCCGTCCATGCCCCATTGCTTTCTTCTGCAACTGCTGCGGTAAATCCTTGTCGCCATTGGCAGTCGGCCGGCAGCCCCGTCGGGATCAGCTCTTGGGCTTTGCGTATTCCTCTGCGCTGATCACCTCGAAGCCAACGAACGGGTCATTGCCTTCGACCCATGCGTCATGGCCCGGTGGAATGGTGTACGACATGCCTTCCTCCAGGGTGGTCTTCGAGCCGTCATTCATTTGCACGGTTATCCGCCCGGAAACCACGTACCCGACGTGAGCGACCTGGCAGCTCTCCGTGCCGACGACCGGCTTGATGCACTTCGACCAGCGCCATCCGGGCTGGAACTTGAAGCGTCCCAGCGTGTATCCCTCGAGGCGGACCACTTC from Variovorax sp. V93 includes the following:
- a CDS encoding DNA polymerase, with translation MSTPALSPWLHRPLAELLRQRGHAWLLQGPSGLGQYELALALAAAWLCEQPNKEEGGTACGHCPSCHAIEVRTHADLCVLMPEVAMQELGWPLDEKAQADIDDKKRKPSREIRVEAMRDAVGFAQRTSARGRGKAVLVYPAERMNTITANALLKTLEEPVGDVRFVLASEAAWQLLPTIRSRCLGFTLPWPETAEAEAWLAAQDVPAADAAALLRAAGGRPSDALRLARSGQSPRAWSLLPKAVSRGDVAALADQSPSQAIGSLQKLCHDLMAVGSGAAPRFFDAADLPPAVPSHLALARWSKSLANAARTAEHPFNAGLMLEALVSEARTTLNSAARRP
- a CDS encoding ankyrin repeat domain-containing protein, yielding MKKYIKKFLYLAVVTAIFSAHAGSFEDFFRAVRGDNASGVRTLLNRGFDPNTRDEHGQTGLIIALREPSPKVVQVLLESPQTDVDLANAKDETPLMLAAIKGQQDVVAQLLKRDAAVNKTGWTPLHYAASSGQLSIMKVLLDKFAFIDAQSPNGTTPLMMAAMYGSTEAVKLLLAEGADTAMKNQLGMTAVDFANKANRPEAAQLIAAAAGAKADPKAIPKDGKW
- the mltG gene encoding endolytic transglycosylase MltG, encoding MRRFFLTLFLLAALAALGLGAAGLWWVHQPLKLPAPSVDLSVEPGTTPRGVAQAVADTGTEVQPQLLYLWFRISGQDRQIRAGSYELERGITPKMLLNVLVRGEEATRSIVLVEGWNIRQVRAALAKAEQLKPETVGLPDDALMAKLGRPGVHPEGRFFPDTYTYSKGSTDIALLQRAMRAMDKKLEAAWAARAADLPLQSADQALILASIVEKETGKAKDRSEIAAVFVNRLRAGMPLQTDPTVIYGLGTAFDGNLRKKDLLADTPWNTYTRGGLPPTPIAMPGKAALLAAVQPAQSKSLYFVSRGDGTSQFSSSLDDHNRAVNRYQRGGAEPKPKVAQ
- the tmk gene encoding dTMP kinase, translating into MSDGLFLTLEGIDGAGKSSHLDAMEALFKARGRTVVRTREPGGTPLAETLRGLVLEQPMDPLTESLLVFAARRDHIVQVIEPALARGDVVLCDRFTDATFAYQGAGRDFDTQVLSTLEQWVQGGRGAAGLLQPHITLWFDLAPEIAARRLAGARLPDKFESQPVEFFRRVAAGYAARAAADAPRFVRIDASQTRDQVWQQVEAALVARGALAPAGGAPR
- a CDS encoding cupin domain-containing protein; the encoded protein is MASPMNVTKLQTKSHDEPDEVREPEKTRVEVVRLEGYTLGRFKFQPGWRWSKCIKPVVGTESCQVAHVGYVVSGRITVQMNDGSKTTLEEGMSYTIPPGHDAWVEGNDPFVGFEVISAEEYAKPKS
- a CDS encoding TatD family hydrolase, which gives rise to MFTDSHCHLTFPEFADQMPQIRAAMAEAQVDRALCICTKLEEFDDVQALAARYDNFWASVGVHPDNEDIAEPTVDDLVRRAALPRVVAIGETGLDYYQMEERKGGRSIADMEWQRDRFRVHIRAAQQTRMPLVIHTREASADTLAILKEEGEDGAGNAAGGVFHCFTETAEVARAALDLGFYISFSGILTFKKAQDLRDVAAFVPLDRMLIETDSPYLAPVPYRGKTNNPSYVPFVAKQIAELRKLPLEAVAEATSHNFEALFKGVKAI
- a CDS encoding folate-binding protein codes for the protein MTTAVLNGVTALSGLGVIRAEGPDAASFLHGQLTQDFALLGATEARLAALCTAKGRVIASFVGIRPQPELVLLVCSRDILAATLKRLSMYVLRAKARLTDATEQFALYGLAGTALAANGLDATALPGQRTAIGDGVSAVSLYPADGVPRAMWIAPAGSPAPTGPALDAQLWQWSEVRSGIVTVTTPVVEAFVPQMINYESVGGVNFKKGCYPGQEIVARSQFRGTLKRRTYLVQADAPLGAGQEVFAAGDAEQPVGTVAQAAPAPGGGWAALISIQISALETGGLHAGSAGGPALTVEPLPYPLLEDI
- a CDS encoding PilZ domain-containing protein encodes the protein MNQPAAPAPAAPAPQRPSVIQLAIKEKGALYAAYIPLFAEGGIFIPTTREYRLGDDVYVLLTLPEDPQRYPVAGKVAWITPQRAAGNRAPGVGIRFPSDEKSRQLKARIEAALGGSMASDRPTQTI
- a CDS encoding DUF2726 domain-containing protein, whose product is MNTFLFIIFLLSIGLLVLAAVAKKNSAQNSSGFVDKPKARPPLTAREQAMYNRLVQTLPDLVVLPQVSFGALLTARTRAARSSFSRKIADFVVCDRSFKVVAVVAFGGDKSSKGKSQRDLDREALLVEAGYRVLRYPRVPDVGRVEADFDPTLASVSPMGS